From the genome of Elusimicrobiota bacterium, one region includes:
- a CDS encoding peptidylprolyl isomerase, with translation MIRWAGFNRFLPWRASRWPAILCCSAVLAAAGCQKFNLGGSAVIKKGSNVKMHYTLTVDGQVMDSSTGREPLAFVQGSGQIIPGLEAALEGLKTGEKKQVTVAPEQGYGVRDDRAIQKVPKTAFDNAAGLKVGSVVSGQAGNRPFQAVVTAISAKEITLDLNHPLAGKTLNFAIEIVEVKGS, from the coding sequence ATGATTCGATGGGCAGGGTTTAACCGTTTCCTTCCATGGCGAGCGTCTCGTTGGCCGGCGATTCTTTGCTGTTCGGCGGTCTTAGCCGCTGCCGGCTGCCAAAAATTTAATCTGGGAGGTTCCGCCGTAATTAAAAAAGGTTCCAACGTTAAAATGCACTATACCCTGACCGTCGACGGCCAGGTTATGGATTCTTCCACGGGGCGCGAACCGTTGGCCTTTGTTCAGGGTTCGGGTCAAATCATCCCGGGTCTGGAAGCGGCCTTGGAAGGCTTGAAAACCGGCGAGAAAAAGCAAGTGACCGTCGCTCCCGAACAAGGATACGGCGTGCGCGATGACCGCGCCATTCAAAAGGTGCCAAAAACGGCGTTTGATAACGCCGCCGGCCTTAAAGTCGGCTCTGTCGTTTCCGGCCAAGCCGGAAACCGGCCGTTTCAGGCCGTGGTCACGGCCATCAGCGCCAAGGAAATTACGCTTGATTTGAATCATCCGTTGGCCGGCAAAACCTTGAATTTCGCCATCGAAATCGTGGAGGTCAAAGGAAGCTGA
- a CDS encoding ATP-dependent metallopeptidase FtsH/Yme1/Tma family protein, whose translation MDNKSGRQLALWVLALVFIYFLVHAFQKFSTEEPVAYSEFKRLLSDKRIENVVVRNDLIRGYYKDNEGKLKAFRTIPLPDPKLVEAMQEAEVKSFEGEPERSWLTAILINFGWIIFFFGVWWFIMTRQMQMGGRQALSFGRSKAKLANANKKQKITFVDVAGCDEAKEELIEIVEFLKNPQKFQRLGGKIPKGVMLYGAPGTGKTLLAKAVAGEAGVPFYTSSGSEFVEMFVGVGAARVRDLFEQARKTAPAVIFVDELDAVGRYRFAGIGGGHDEREQTLNQLLVELDGFDTKEGLVLIAATNRPDVIDPALLRPGRFDRHVNIPAPDLKGREDILKVHAKTVKFNADVDFKVIAQRSPGFVGSDLANVINEAALLAARRDKQAVEMTELEEAIERVLAGPQRKSRLISDKEKKVIAYHEAGHTLVAKSLPGADPVHKVSIIPRGPALGYTLQLPSEDRYLTTKTELLNRLAVLLGGRCAEELIFGEVTTGAQDDLMKATSFAQRMVTEFGMSENLGPVTYRKQNEEVFLGRDLVRSHQYSDQTAEKIDAEVRGLIEQARSRARKILELGRVALDTLASKLIEKEALDGREVEDLIRSVAPQLLPQTA comes from the coding sequence ATGGACAATAAATCCGGCCGTCAATTGGCCCTCTGGGTCTTGGCTCTGGTTTTTATTTATTTCCTGGTGCACGCGTTCCAAAAATTTTCCACGGAAGAGCCTGTGGCGTATTCGGAATTCAAGCGTCTGCTCAGCGACAAGAGAATCGAAAACGTCGTTGTTCGAAACGACTTAATCCGCGGCTATTACAAGGACAACGAAGGCAAACTCAAGGCGTTTCGCACCATTCCGTTGCCCGATCCCAAGCTGGTGGAAGCCATGCAGGAAGCCGAGGTTAAAAGCTTCGAAGGCGAACCCGAGCGCAGTTGGTTGACCGCGATTTTGATCAATTTCGGTTGGATTATTTTCTTTTTCGGCGTGTGGTGGTTTATTATGACGCGCCAAATGCAAATGGGCGGCCGCCAGGCCTTATCTTTCGGCCGCAGCAAGGCCAAGCTGGCCAACGCCAATAAAAAGCAGAAAATTACGTTTGTCGACGTGGCGGGCTGCGATGAGGCCAAGGAAGAATTGATTGAGATCGTCGAATTTTTAAAAAATCCTCAAAAATTCCAACGCCTGGGCGGAAAAATCCCGAAGGGGGTCATGCTCTATGGGGCGCCGGGCACGGGCAAGACGCTTCTGGCTAAGGCCGTGGCCGGCGAAGCAGGGGTTCCTTTCTACACGTCTTCAGGCAGCGAATTTGTGGAAATGTTCGTAGGCGTAGGCGCGGCGCGCGTGCGCGATCTTTTTGAGCAGGCCAGAAAAACCGCCCCAGCCGTCATTTTTGTCGATGAATTGGACGCCGTCGGACGCTATCGCTTCGCGGGCATCGGGGGCGGCCACGACGAACGAGAGCAGACGTTGAACCAGCTGTTGGTGGAATTGGATGGATTCGATACCAAAGAGGGTCTGGTGTTGATCGCGGCCACGAACAGGCCGGATGTGATCGATCCGGCGCTGCTTCGCCCGGGCCGATTCGACAGGCACGTCAATATCCCGGCCCCGGATTTAAAGGGCAGAGAGGATATCCTTAAGGTTCATGCTAAAACCGTGAAATTTAATGCGGACGTGGATTTTAAAGTCATTGCCCAGAGGTCCCCGGGCTTCGTGGGTTCGGATTTGGCCAATGTCATCAACGAGGCCGCCTTGTTGGCGGCCCGGCGCGATAAGCAGGCCGTGGAGATGACTGAATTGGAAGAGGCGATTGAGCGCGTGCTGGCCGGGCCTCAGCGAAAGTCCCGTTTGATCTCGGATAAAGAAAAGAAAGTCATCGCTTATCATGAGGCCGGACACACTCTGGTGGCCAAAAGTCTTCCCGGCGCCGACCCCGTGCACAAGGTCTCCATTATTCCGCGTGGTCCTGCTTTGGGGTACACGCTTCAATTGCCGTCCGAGGACCGGTATTTGACGACTAAGACGGAGCTGCTCAATCGTTTGGCCGTTCTTTTGGGCGGGCGTTGCGCCGAAGAGTTGATTTTCGGGGAGGTCACCACAGGGGCCCAGGATGATTTGATGAAAGCCACCAGCTTCGCCCAGCGCATGGTGACCGAATTCGGCATGAGCGAGAATTTGGGCCCGGTGACGTATCGCAAACAAAACGAAGAAGTTTTTTTGGGCCGTGATTTGGTTCGTTCGCATCAGTATTCCGATCAAACCGCTGAAAAAATCGACGCGGAGGTCCGCGGACTAATCGAACAAGCCCGCTCCCGTGCCAGGAAAATCCTTGAGCTCGGCCGCGTGGCTTTGGACACCCTGGCTTCAAAACTGATCGAAAAAGAGGCGTTAGACGGCCGCGAAGTCGAGGATTTGATACGTTCCGTCGCACCCCAGCTTCTGCCGCAAACCGCTTAG
- a CDS encoding DUF1646 family protein codes for MIGQINELLTIVGLGTILGLVLLLPFSVRWVEEELEAFLLVMGSLAVTVSGLWSRHLIAEALLEPVKISFAVLVFGFVFRAIRDAIRKNVARFAEKIGLKTFLFLLVAGLGFFSSVITAIIAALVLAEVITGLSIDRDNERKVVIIACYAIGLGAVLTPIGEPLATIATAKLAGPPYHADFLFLARLLWPWVAAGVLGLGLLAGVYIGRKVSPAQSLVEDKPENIKDIIVRAGKVYAFVAALVLLGQGFGPLVDRYLIHWPAAALYWVNILSAVLDNATLAAAEISPKMDLAKIEFLLLGLLISGGMLIPGNIPNIIAASKLGIKSRDWAKFAVPLGFALLFVYFGILQTVAGSAE; via the coding sequence ATGATCGGACAAATCAATGAGCTTTTAACCATCGTCGGCCTGGGTACGATTTTGGGCCTGGTGCTGCTGCTGCCTTTTTCGGTGCGCTGGGTCGAAGAAGAGCTGGAGGCGTTTCTGTTGGTCATGGGCTCGCTCGCGGTGACCGTGAGCGGCTTATGGAGCCGGCATTTGATCGCCGAGGCTCTTCTTGAGCCGGTCAAGATTTCGTTCGCGGTTTTGGTCTTCGGTTTCGTCTTTCGCGCGATTCGGGACGCGATCCGCAAAAATGTCGCCAGGTTCGCTGAAAAAATCGGGCTTAAGACCTTTCTTTTTTTGCTGGTGGCGGGCCTGGGTTTTTTTTCGAGCGTCATCACCGCCATTATCGCGGCTCTGGTTTTAGCCGAGGTCATCACCGGATTGAGCATCGATCGCGATAATGAGCGCAAGGTGGTGATCATCGCCTGCTACGCCATCGGCTTAGGCGCGGTGCTGACGCCCATCGGCGAGCCGTTGGCCACCATTGCCACGGCTAAATTGGCGGGTCCCCCTTACCACGCCGATTTTTTGTTCCTGGCGCGCCTTCTTTGGCCGTGGGTGGCGGCCGGCGTTTTAGGGTTGGGGCTGTTAGCCGGCGTCTATATCGGGCGCAAGGTCAGCCCCGCGCAAAGTTTGGTTGAGGATAAGCCGGAAAACATCAAAGATATCATCGTGCGCGCGGGCAAAGTTTACGCGTTCGTCGCGGCCCTGGTTTTGTTGGGCCAGGGGTTTGGCCCCTTGGTGGACCGCTATTTGATTCATTGGCCGGCCGCGGCTCTTTATTGGGTTAATATCTTATCCGCGGTTTTGGATAACGCCACCTTGGCCGCGGCCGAGATTTCGCCGAAAATGGACTTGGCGAAAATCGAGTTTCTTTTGCTGGGGTTGTTGATTTCAGGAGGCATGTTGATTCCCGGCAATATCCCCAATATCATTGCCGCGAGCAAATTGGGCATTAAAAGCCGCGACTGGGCCAAATTCGCCGTTCCGTTGGGATTTGCGCTTCTTTTTGTTTATTTTGGCATTCTTCAAACCGTCGCCGGCTCAGCTGAATAG
- the hpt gene encoding hypoxanthine phosphoribosyltransferase, translating to MPAPRGVSEVLFTPEQIAKRVSALAKKISADYQGKNLVVIGILKGCIVFLGDLVRQIKVPLELDFLSVSSYAGESTTGMVKLNFDIKADVRDCDVLLIDDIVDTGFSLAFARKHLLSREPRSLEVGVLLDKPQRRKVFVPVRYTGFTVPDRFVVGYGLDYNERFRELPYIGVLKSERLEP from the coding sequence ATGCCCGCCCCTCGGGGCGTGAGCGAGGTTTTGTTCACCCCGGAGCAAATCGCCAAGCGCGTTTCCGCATTGGCCAAAAAAATCAGCGCAGATTACCAGGGCAAAAATTTGGTTGTGATCGGCATCCTCAAAGGATGCATTGTTTTTTTGGGGGATCTCGTGCGCCAGATCAAAGTTCCTTTAGAACTCGATTTTTTAAGCGTATCGTCGTATGCCGGGGAAAGCACCACCGGCATGGTCAAACTCAATTTCGACATCAAGGCCGATGTCCGGGATTGCGACGTTTTGCTCATCGATGATATTGTGGACACCGGTTTTTCGCTCGCCTTCGCCAGAAAGCATCTTTTAAGCAGGGAACCAAGGAGCTTGGAAGTGGGCGTTTTGCTCGACAAGCCCCAGCGCCGCAAAGTTTTCGTGCCGGTGCGTTACACGGGCTTTACGGTCCCCGATCGTTTTGTGGTGGGGTACGGTCTTGATTACAACGAGCGGTTTCGCGAACTGCCCTATATCGGCGTTTTAAAAAGCGAGCGGCTGGAGCCTTAA
- the tilS gene encoding tRNA lysidine(34) synthetase TilS: MRQSTGQNNQNHRILAEASPASKLPREFWGVTWKKFRAAAVRLIKPGDRVLALVSGGPDSSAMAYWLSMLAQRRRFDLAIAHFDHTLRPEQAPGERRLVEGLAGRLGLPFYFRRLPVAGYAKTRRLSLEDAARRLRYRAAALIARRHGFTRVAAAHTLEEQAESVLINILRGGSLAGLCGCREQRPLSASGRILLVRPMLAVSKREALSFLESRDFIYVRDPMNHNPRFLRSRVRSEILPKLVELHPRALEHLSGLGEKLGVE; the protein is encoded by the coding sequence ATGCGACAATCAACCGGACAAAACAATCAAAATCACCGGATTCTAGCCGAAGCATCGCCGGCGTCAAAATTACCCCGGGAATTCTGGGGCGTTACCTGGAAAAAATTCCGCGCGGCGGCCGTGCGCCTGATCAAACCCGGCGACCGGGTCTTGGCTTTGGTTTCCGGCGGACCGGACTCAAGCGCCATGGCCTATTGGTTGTCGATGCTGGCTCAACGCCGTCGTTTTGATTTGGCGATCGCTCATTTCGATCATACCTTGCGCCCGGAACAAGCGCCCGGCGAGCGGCGTCTGGTCGAAGGCCTGGCCGGGCGCCTGGGTCTTCCTTTTTATTTCCGGCGGCTTCCCGTGGCCGGCTATGCCAAAACTCGGCGGCTGAGCTTGGAAGACGCGGCCCGGCGCCTTCGTTACCGGGCGGCCGCGTTGATTGCCCGGCGCCATGGATTTACCCGCGTGGCCGCGGCTCATACGCTTGAAGAACAGGCGGAAAGCGTGTTGATCAATATTTTGAGGGGCGGGTCTTTGGCCGGGCTTTGCGGCTGCCGCGAGCAAAGACCGTTGTCTGCATCCGGCCGTATTTTGCTGGTGCGTCCGATGCTGGCCGTTTCCAAGAGAGAAGCCCTGTCTTTCCTTGAATCCCGGGATTTCATTTATGTCCGTGACCCCATGAATCACAACCCGCGTTTTTTGCGAAGCCGGGTCCGGTCCGAGATTTTGCCCAAGCTGGTCGAACTCCATCCCCGGGCCCTTGAACATCTATCTGGTTTAGGCGAAAAATTAGGGGTAGAATAA